Part of the Bombus huntii isolate Logan2020A chromosome 10, iyBomHunt1.1, whole genome shotgun sequence genome, ATTTGTTCTTTATGGTTTTTATCATAGAGTACTTGATGCTGTTGTTCACGAGCACTGGAAATCTAGGTAATGAATCGCCGTGTCCAATGAATCACCCATTGTCAGGAGCCATTCTAATTAATCCATAGATTTTAACAAAGAAGAAAgattaatatcattttttcaaACGCAAGGAACTGTTCTTTTATTTGCATTGGCTTCTTACAATCAGTCCTTAAAACTTGACGTACGATTTTATTCGcaatttaatttacataaatatagcactctatattgaaaataaactCCAGACTCGGTATGACACAAAGTATAATGAGGAATTTGAACAGTTGGACGTGTATCTTGTGTATATGCAATGCGCTTATACCTCCAGATGCCGAAATTAATTATCCGTTTTGGACAATGAAACTAAGAACGCGATAAAAAATGGAATTGATCAGTTTGGCTTCTGATTTGCTTGATTGGCTCGGCACATGTACAGATACTTGCTCAGAATAACGCAAGAATCTAGCTTATTTAgtttgaaatatgaattagGAAGCGATACGTTGTTCTTCGGTATTATTTTTCACCTGTGCGGTCAGGTAGAAATTCTGAGATTAGAGTTCAATAGACTAGGTAACAAGAACGAAAGAACAATGGAACGTTTCATCGTGTTAATCAAGAGacacatttatttattgaacCTAGCCCACATGCTCAACGAGACAATTAGCTCTATCTTGGTTATGCAACTATTCTCGAGCTGTGTGCTTATTTGTACAACCGGTGAGCGTTCTGATCTCgcttaataaaataacacgAAGCCTGGTATAAGAATATTTGAATACCATTTATATATAGGTACAATATTCATCTATTTTTAGGATTTCAACTTATTCTCGATCTGAGCATCGGAAACATAGTCATGACGATGAAAGGATTTATAGTTCTGAACGCTATGTTGGTGCAACTATTTGCATACAGTTATGTGGGCGATTATTTAACGCGCCAAATGAAAGGTATCAGCGACTCGATATATTTTTGCAACTGGTACGATATATCGAAAAGTATGGCAAAAGATCTTATTTACGTTATTATGAGAGCTCAATATCCAGTGTTCTTGAAGGCTGGCAATTTCTTTATCGTCAATATGGAAACGTATATGAGTATTCTGAAAACTTCTATGTCGTATCTTTCAGTCCTTCGAGTAATGGTAAATGCTTGAAGCGGTATGAATCTAATAaagtacaataaaatataaaatattttctttctggTGTTTTAATATTCACTTCGTATACTCGAAATCAAACAGTTTTGGAATCGAATGTACGCAGTAGATCGTCTCAGTAGACTGTTATGGTCAATGATTCACGCAATTTTCGATAGATGTTATTGCAGCATCGTTTGTTTATAGCCACTGACTAAGAACAGGATAGACGTGACATTACATGGGTGTTCGCGTCTCTGATTCTGAAATACAGAAAAAAACCAAAGTTCATTTGTATTACACTGTGGTCAAGGAACAGGAACACAACAAGAGCCGACTCTCCACATGGAAATCCACATGTAAAACAAGAAGGGCCCCTTCTGTTCAAGCAGGCACACGTATATGGATACATATAAACACTATGAATGCCTCAGACAGAGGCATTcagaaacaaaatttcattttgtgcctgtatatttttattcgtatgAAAACAGATCAAAGAAGAGGACATTTGCACGTAAGTGGGCGTAAATGTTTTCATGTGCGTGCTAGGATAAATCGTACGTCAAATCGAAGTAAGTAAACGAAAGTAGAGGTATGTCACTGAAGGGCTAATCATATAATAGTGTCTGGTTTCGCAAATACTCGTTAAGTTTATTGTAACGCTATCACAAATCTTACTCCATTCAGTATTTTACATCATAAgtcaaatttatataatatttcaaatgtagaaatatattgcataaaagaaatataataacttGGTGCAGTCGATTAGTTTCTAATCATCTAGCTGACGTGCCTTACCTCTTTTCAGATCTTTTAACACTCGATGGACCCATAGATAGATCTTAACAATCCCTTGGAATTGAACTACTCGATGACAACATACTGCCTATTTTGCTAACTTTGCCTCATCCCATCTGCGTATTGGCA contains:
- the LOC126870010 gene encoding odorant receptor Or2-like; its protein translation is MKESSDEDFAYAMAPLKIMSWPVGTWPPQVYDIFSAIRAIIAILLLLLMLIIVQMELYLDSSDAKKNLDALLLITCGILALSKIIRFRIQPDGLISNFVSAVKDYNELKDQEKRVIMRKHAYMGRLVSASVIFSSCIGSTLYLAIPMLSGDEEKDIVNVTKGSIMDYPIPSECVMALIQLPDNLFFMVFIIEYLMLLFTSTGNLGSDTLFFGIIFHLCGQVEILRLEFNRLGNKNERTMERFIVLIKRHIYLLNLAHMLNETISSILVMQLFSSCVLICTTGFQLILDLSIGNIVMTMKGFIVLNAMLVQLFAYSYVGDYLTRQMKGISDSIYFCNWYDISKSMAKDLIYVIMRAQYPVFLKAGNFFIVNMETYMSILKTSMSYLSVLRVMVNA